The following proteins come from a genomic window of Trifolium pratense cultivar HEN17-A07 linkage group LG4, ARS_RC_1.1, whole genome shotgun sequence:
- the LOC123921479 gene encoding phosphoenolpyruvate carboxykinase (ATP) 1-like yields the protein MPGSLAMENDGSAPTVKANTIDELHSLQRKKNITPSASQTDLHTLSEEERNKQQLQSISASLASLTRETGPKVVKGDPSSTSRSETKGVAHVPHHRVTPTIAVSDSALKFTHVFYNLSPAELYEQAIKHEKGSFITSNGALATLSGAKTGRCPRDKRVVKDDLTENELWWGKGSPNIEMDEHSFMVNRERAVDYLNSLDKVFVNDQFLNWDPENRIKVRIVSARAYHSLFMHNMCIRPTPKELENFGTPDFTIYNAGQFPCNRYTHYMTSSTSVDINLARKEMVILGTQYAGEMKKGLFSLMHYLMPKRQILSLHSGCNMGKDGDVALFFGLSGTGKTTLSTDNNRYLIGDDEHCWSENGVSNIEGGCYAKCIDLSREKEPDIWNAIKFGTVLENVVFDEHFRGVDYSDKSVTENTRAAYPIEYIPNAKLPCVGPHPKNVILLACDAFGVLPPISKLSLSQTMYHFISGYTALVAGTEEGIKEPQATFSACFGAAFIMLHPTKYAAMLAEKMQNHGATGWLVNTGWSGGSYGCGSRIKLPYTRKIIDAIHSGSLLNVEYKKTEIFGLEIPTEVEGVPSEILDPENTWSDKTAYKETLLKLAGLFKKNFETFTDYKIGEDSKLTEDILAAGPIF from the exons TGCATCTCTAGCATCATTGACAAGAGAAACTGGGCCTAAGGTAGTGAAGGGAGACCCATCTAGTACTAGTAGATCAGAAACAAAAGGGGTTGCTCATGTACCTCACCATCGTGTCACACCAACCATTGCTGTCAGTGATAGTGCCCTCAAGTTTACTCATGTTTTCTATAATCTTTCCCCTGCAG AACTTTATGAGCAAGCTATTAAGCATGAGAAAGGAtcattcataacttcaaatggtGCATTGGCTACACTTTCTGGGGCCAAGACTGGAAGATGTCCTAGAGATAAGCGTGTGGTCAAGGATGATCTTACTGAGAATGAGCTTTGGTGGGGAAA GGGTTCCCCTAACATTGAGATGGATGAGCACAGTTTCATGGTGAATAGAGAAAGAGCTGTTGATTACTTGAACTCTTTGGATAAG GTTTTTGTGAATGATCAATTCTTGAACTGGGATCCGGAGAACAGAATCAAAGTCAGGATTGTCTCTGCTAGAGCTTATCATTCACTTTTTATGCACAACAT GTGCATTCGACCAACTCCTAAAGAGCTTGAGAATTTTGGCACACCAGATTTCACTATTTACAATGCAGGACAGTTTCCATGTAATCGTTATACACATTACATGACATCTTCAACTAGCGTTGATATTAATCTTGCAAGGAAGGAGATGGTTATCCTCGGAACACAATATGCTGGTGAAATGAAAAAGGGTCTTTTTAGTCTCATGCATTATCTCATGCCTAAGCGCCAAATCCTTTCCTTACACTCTGGCTGCAATATGGGGAAAGATGGTGATGTTGCTCTCTTCTTTGGACTCTCAG GTACCGGAAAAACCACTCTTTCAACGGACAATAATAGGTATTTGATTGGAGATGATGAGCACTGTTGGAGTGAGAATGGTGTGTCTAACATTGAAGGTGGTTGCTATGCAAAGTGCATTGATCTCTCTAGGGAGAAAGAACCTGATATCTGGAATGCAATCAAGTTTGGTACAG TGTTGGAGAATGTTGTTTTTGATGAGCATTTTCGAGGAGTTGATTATAGTGACAAATCAGTTACAG AAAATACTCGTGCAGCTTATCCAATTGAGTACATTCCAAATGCGAAGTTACCTTGTGTTGGTCCTCATCCGAAAAATGTTATACTTTTGGCATGTGATGCATTTGGTGTGCTTCCACCTATTAGTAAGCTAAGCCTGTCACAGACGATGTATCATTTCATCAGTGGATATACAGCTTTG GTGGCTGGAACAGAAGAGGGTATAAAGGAGCCACAAGCAACATTTTCAGCTTGTTTTGGTGCAGCATTTATAATGCTACATCCCACAAAGTATGCAGCCATGCTTGCTGAAAAAATGCAAAATCACGGTGCTACTGGATGGCTTGTTAACACTGGTTGGTCTGGTGGAAG CTATGGTTGCGGAAGTCGCATTAAACTACCATATACCAGAAAAATTATTGATGCTATTCATTCTGGAAGCCTATTGAATGTTGAGTACAAGAAGACTGAGATTTTCGGGCTTGAGATACCTACTGAAGTGGAAGGAGTTCCCTCTGAAATTCTGGACCCCGAGAACACG TGGTCAGACAAAACAGCATACAAGGAGACATTGTTGAAGCTGGCTGGATTGTTCAAGAAGAATTTTGAAACCTTCACTGACTATAAGATTGGTGAAGACAGCAAATTGACAGAAGATATTCTTGCAGCTGGTCCAATCTTTTGA